From a region of the Ignisphaera sp. genome:
- a CDS encoding metal-sulfur cluster assembly factor: MIDEVKQKVIEILKNVYDPEIPINIYDLGLVYEVNVNDTDIEVVLGLTTPFCPIAHLVVYQVESMLKEHFKNKNINIRLDLSTQWTPERMTEEGRKIFKALYGYDPAEKIR, encoded by the coding sequence ATGATTGATGAAGTTAAACAGAAAGTTATAGAGATACTCAAAAACGTCTATGATCCAGAGATACCTATAAACATCTATGATTTAGGTCTAGTTTACGAAGTTAATGTAAATGATACCGATATAGAGGTTGTCTTAGGGCTCACAACACCTTTCTGTCCTATTGCACATCTAGTTGTTTATCAGGTAGAGTCTATGCTCAAGGAGCACTTCAAAAATAAGAATATCAATATAAGACTTGATTTAAGTACACAGTGGACGCCAGAGAGAATGACAGAAGAAGGTAGAAAGATTTTTAAAGCTCTCTATGGTTATGATCCCGCCGAAAAGATACGGTAA
- a CDS encoding orotidine 5'-phosphate decarboxylase / HUMPS family protein, which translates to MKSRLVEEARKKPLLQVALDFVDLEEALRVATRVVDAGAHIVEIGTPLVKTFGFLALDRIKDVSKNNLVIVDLKTVDATELEFSAYLSKGVDGVTLLGIVDEDVVQDALNLCRRYGSALIVDMIYTPNPVDKALRLAELGVDVVAMHLGVDVQKKRGLTARELLKEVAEVAASDVIVMVAGGIKPHEVGMFVSHGARIIVIGSAITRDPDPYKATLAALNILKSL; encoded by the coding sequence ATGAAATCTAGATTAGTTGAAGAAGCCCGTAAAAAGCCTCTTCTCCAGGTAGCTCTGGATTTCGTAGACCTAGAGGAGGCGCTGAGAGTAGCTACAAGAGTTGTTGATGCTGGCGCACATATAGTTGAGATAGGGACTCCTCTAGTTAAGACCTTTGGTTTCTTAGCTCTAGATAGAATCAAGGATGTATCCAAAAACAACTTAGTTATTGTTGACTTGAAGACTGTTGATGCAACAGAACTAGAGTTTTCAGCATACCTTAGCAAAGGTGTTGATGGTGTTACGTTACTCGGTATAGTTGATGAAGATGTTGTTCAAGATGCGCTAAATCTGTGCAGAAGGTATGGTTCAGCTCTAATAGTAGACATGATCTATACTCCCAATCCTGTCGATAAAGCACTAAGATTAGCAGAACTTGGTGTAGATGTTGTGGCTATGCATCTAGGGGTAGATGTGCAGAAGAAACGAGGTTTAACAGCTAGAGAACTACTCAAGGAAGTGGCAGAGGTGGCGGCGAGCGATGTTATTGTTATGGTTGCAGGAGGCATCAAACCTCATGAAGTGGGGATGTTCGTATCTCATGGAGCAAGAATAATAGTGATAGGTTCAGCTATAACACGAGATCCTGATCCCTATAAAGCTACTCTAGCAGCTCTAAATATACTGAAATCTCTCTAA
- a CDS encoding serine--tRNA ligase — protein MRIVGTLEIVFSKALPMEAKGDIEKAIEYLNNDYLKKGTKDPNEAANIDSFEISEDKLVIKLNTGSKVRIDEASLRIKNVLSSILGRNYKIGVRNLKLAEPKILLDGIISVSISLPFIKKVYSEEGKTIVELNDLFESDLKKPIFLRLLRLIEEKEKRYRWGGKAEHWILLKKSSTKPVLFYEDPNKILEEIGWIKRTSIGQWIYTPPLTHLLNSLKELFLDEVIKPLGFEEAVFPKMYPLDVGLRTGHLKGVINSMVFASLPKSYNISEFEPLIDYMTVMDEAPPKELQKYVEPPSYFLCFAQCEPFYWFFENEILDDNLLPVKWYDMSGPSFRWEAGGIHGIERVIEFHRIEVVWLGKPEQVIDIRNKLLDRYEYFLDKVLDLEWRFAWVTPWFYEHSGIVEEKIEIDIDRPGTVDIEVWLPYRGDREENKNWLEVGNISIHGTKFTQSFRIKHNKDETLWTGCSGFGSERWLIALLAQKGFDPSSWPKKYLEYVKRKSFPKSILTITYPKTKEGKEFLQQIDTSIGYKR, from the coding sequence ATGAGGATAGTAGGAACGCTTGAGATAGTATTTAGTAAAGCTCTGCCTATGGAAGCTAAGGGTGATATAGAAAAAGCTATTGAGTATCTCAATAATGACTACCTTAAGAAGGGTACAAAAGATCCAAATGAAGCAGCCAATATAGACAGTTTCGAGATTAGTGAAGATAAACTAGTCATAAAATTGAATACAGGTTCTAAGGTACGTATCGATGAAGCTTCACTCAGAATAAAAAATGTTCTTTCTTCTATACTCGGGAGAAACTATAAGATTGGTGTGAGGAATCTAAAACTTGCTGAACCCAAGATACTTCTCGATGGTATTATATCAGTATCCATATCTCTTCCATTCATAAAAAAAGTTTATTCTGAGGAAGGAAAAACTATCGTTGAACTTAACGATTTATTTGAAAGTGATCTTAAGAAACCTATATTCCTTAGACTTCTTAGACTTATAGAGGAAAAAGAAAAGAGATATAGGTGGGGTGGTAAAGCCGAACATTGGATTCTACTTAAGAAGAGCTCTACTAAGCCAGTTCTATTCTACGAAGATCCGAACAAGATTCTCGAAGAAATTGGATGGATTAAGAGAACCTCCATAGGTCAATGGATCTATACTCCACCACTTACACATCTACTTAACTCGCTTAAAGAACTATTCCTAGACGAGGTTATCAAGCCCCTGGGTTTCGAAGAAGCCGTGTTCCCGAAGATGTATCCACTTGATGTAGGTTTAAGGACAGGACATCTCAAAGGCGTTATAAACTCCATGGTTTTCGCTTCTCTACCTAAGAGCTACAATATATCTGAATTCGAACCATTAATAGACTACATGACTGTAATGGACGAGGCACCACCAAAAGAATTACAAAAATATGTAGAACCACCATCATATTTTCTATGTTTCGCTCAGTGCGAACCTTTCTACTGGTTCTTTGAGAACGAAATATTAGATGATAACCTGCTACCCGTTAAGTGGTACGATATGAGTGGACCCTCATTTAGGTGGGAAGCTGGTGGCATACACGGTATAGAGCGAGTTATAGAGTTTCATAGAATAGAAGTTGTTTGGCTTGGAAAACCTGAGCAAGTTATAGATATCAGGAATAAGCTTTTAGATAGATACGAATACTTCTTAGACAAGGTTCTAGATCTTGAGTGGAGATTCGCTTGGGTAACTCCATGGTTTTATGAACACAGTGGTATAGTTGAAGAGAAAATCGAGATAGATATAGATAGACCTGGTACAGTAGATATAGAGGTATGGCTTCCATACAGAGGTGATAGAGAAGAGAACAAGAATTGGCTAGAGGTAGGCAACATATCTATACACGGAACAAAGTTCACACAATCATTTAGAATAAAGCACAATAAGGATGAAACTCTATGGACCGGGTGCTCAGGTTTTGGAAGTGAGAGATGGCTTATAGCACTTCTAGCTCAAAAAGGTTTTGATCCATCTAGCTGGCCTAAAAAGTATCTAGAATATGTTAAGCGTAAATCATTTCCGAAATCCATATTAACGATTACTTATCCAAAAACTAAAGAAGGTAAAGAATTCCTTCAGCAGATAGACACGAGTATAGGGTATAAGAGATGA
- a CDS encoding HesA/MoeB/ThiF family protein: MDIYERYDRQIMIFGLEGQKKLSNSSVAVVGAGGLGSPAILYLVAAGVGRMYVIDRDAVSISDLNRQILYTENDIGRKKADVVCERIMRLNSAIEVLCKDEEFNESNGREIVKDVDIVIDAVDNWETRYIINKLCVELKKPLVHAGIIGWYGQATTIIPGRTPCLSCIIPKPSPKKKIPVIGVTPGVLGVIEAAEAIKYLLGTIPSLLNKLLIVDLLYMEFRTVEIKRNTQCPVCGMLKNDETVREHDM, from the coding sequence ATGGATATTTACGAAAGGTATGATCGACAAATCATGATTTTTGGTCTCGAAGGCCAGAAGAAGCTATCTAACTCTAGTGTAGCTGTAGTAGGTGCTGGTGGACTTGGTTCCCCGGCTATACTTTATTTAGTTGCTGCTGGTGTAGGTAGGATGTACGTTATTGATAGAGATGCTGTATCGATTTCAGACCTAAATAGACAGATACTGTATACTGAAAACGATATAGGTAGAAAGAAAGCTGATGTTGTATGCGAGAGAATCATGAGATTGAATAGCGCTATTGAAGTATTGTGCAAAGATGAAGAATTCAATGAATCTAATGGTAGAGAAATAGTCAAAGATGTTGATATAGTGATTGATGCTGTCGATAATTGGGAGACCAGATACATAATAAACAAGTTATGTGTTGAGCTAAAGAAGCCTCTCGTTCATGCTGGTATAATTGGTTGGTATGGTCAAGCTACAACAATTATACCGGGTAGAACTCCCTGTCTATCATGCATAATACCCAAACCCTCACCTAAGAAGAAGATACCAGTCATAGGTGTGACACCAGGGGTTCTCGGTGTAATTGAGGCAGCTGAAGCAATAAAATATCTTCTCGGTACAATTCCTTCATTACTAAACAAGCTTCTCATAGTAGATCTTCTCTATATGGAGTTTAGGACTGTAGAAATTAAAAGGAATACACAGTGCCCTGTATGTGGAATGCTTAAGAACGATGAAACAGTTAGAGAGCATGATATGTAG
- a CDS encoding DUF4910 domain-containing protein encodes MVNISGIYSALESFYSKQELLWMASSISRFHRIQGSNELEKAVDYVAKNLLDLENFEMRTYRFSYGEHYGTHYDIVGWDIEDGFTSIVKPKHKMLSKFLSSKTAVVAHSPRGDVEAEVVYVADGLDLNRYRNVDGRIVLSYGSPYIVYRTGCRFGASGFIFFKKDAHEEAVPYIGLFLSREDTETCRAPATSISRHAAIHIINSIEKGYKVIARIYVESSFRAEAYIPVLELSLGDGEREIHAYAHICHPAGTVNDNVSGVVALIELAKAINRALNKDSISYPRYRKIAFVLFPEYYGSLPYLLEKTKSSNIEFSVNLDMIGEKQWITNSTLHFISPPKILSNKLYEGLMLKLLNYSLSKVSTFSSSIKTISYRFDVVPYDSGSDHDIYLQFQIPSVMINQWPDIYYHTDMDTIDKFDPDITSYISIAIGVAIYVQSSNQLSESTKKSIENMYTYIMESYRELKQEKEDVTSEKFEDLEDTAIYRYIAPKGVISVRHLYTHIGFEDTLNIMNDIENKFMYHLFTRYIPLILSIKSMNIYDIARHIEQDYRRSIAFRDIKKILNYLYRIGAIEKDRE; translated from the coding sequence ATGGTTAACATTAGTGGTATATATAGTGCTCTAGAATCTTTCTACTCTAAACAAGAACTTCTATGGATGGCCTCATCTATATCTAGATTTCATCGAATCCAAGGAAGTAATGAGCTTGAAAAAGCTGTAGACTATGTAGCTAAGAACCTTCTTGATCTAGAGAACTTTGAGATGAGGACATATAGATTCAGTTATGGTGAACATTATGGCACTCATTACGATATCGTTGGATGGGATATAGAAGATGGATTCACATCTATAGTCAAACCAAAACATAAAATGTTAAGTAAATTCCTATCATCTAAAACAGCTGTAGTCGCTCATAGCCCTAGAGGTGACGTAGAAGCAGAAGTTGTTTATGTGGCTGATGGTCTTGATCTTAATAGGTACAGAAATGTTGATGGTAGAATAGTCTTAAGTTATGGGTCTCCATACATAGTTTATAGAACTGGTTGTAGATTCGGAGCTTCTGGATTCATATTCTTTAAGAAAGATGCTCATGAGGAAGCTGTACCATACATAGGACTCTTTCTGTCTAGAGAAGACACAGAAACATGTAGAGCGCCAGCTACATCGATATCTAGACATGCCGCTATACATATCATTAACAGTATAGAGAAGGGGTATAAAGTTATTGCAAGAATATATGTAGAATCTAGCTTTAGAGCAGAAGCATATATACCAGTACTTGAGCTATCGCTAGGTGATGGAGAAAGAGAAATTCATGCATATGCACATATATGTCATCCTGCTGGAACAGTTAACGATAATGTTAGTGGCGTAGTAGCACTTATAGAGCTCGCTAAAGCAATTAATAGAGCGCTCAATAAAGATAGTATTAGCTATCCGAGGTACAGAAAAATAGCGTTTGTTCTGTTTCCTGAATACTATGGCTCACTTCCATACCTGCTTGAAAAAACAAAATCTAGCAATATAGAATTCAGTGTAAATCTCGATATGATTGGAGAAAAACAATGGATAACGAACTCCACACTTCACTTCATATCTCCTCCCAAAATTTTATCGAACAAGTTATACGAAGGTTTGATGCTGAAGCTACTGAACTATAGCCTCTCTAAAGTCTCGACATTCTCATCATCTATAAAGACGATATCATATAGATTCGATGTAGTACCTTACGATAGTGGAAGCGATCATGATATTTATCTCCAGTTCCAAATACCATCAGTAATGATCAATCAGTGGCCAGATATCTACTATCATACAGATATGGATACTATAGATAAATTTGATCCAGATATAACCTCATATATATCGATAGCCATAGGTGTAGCCATATATGTACAATCTTCAAATCAGTTAAGCGAATCTACAAAGAAGAGTATTGAAAATATGTATACATATATTATGGAGAGTTATAGAGAATTAAAACAAGAGAAAGAGGATGTCACATCTGAGAAGTTTGAGGATCTTGAAGACACAGCTATCTATAGATATATAGCACCTAAAGGTGTTATATCTGTGAGACATCTCTATACCCACATAGGTTTTGAAGATACTTTAAACATAATGAATGATATAGAGAACAAGTTTATGTATCATCTGTTCACTAGATACATACCGTTGATTCTTTCGATAAAATCCATGAACATCTATGATATTGCTAGACATATAGAGCAAGACTATAGAAGATCAATAGCGTTCAGAGATATTAAGAAGATACTCAACTATCTCTACAGAATAGGTGCTATAGAGAAGGACCGAGAATAA
- a CDS encoding PqqD family protein — translation MDEESKPRWNEMYRKKGVEVGVDKDEFIVAVNEEKAYALAPIVYYIWSHCDGETSIGHIVEDIMTNVEGLDIDTVYNAVIDIVDRLIEAELLEKV, via the coding sequence ATGGATGAAGAATCAAAACCTAGATGGAATGAAATGTATAGGAAGAAGGGTGTTGAAGTAGGAGTAGATAAAGATGAGTTTATAGTTGCTGTAAATGAAGAGAAGGCATATGCATTAGCACCTATCGTGTATTACATATGGTCGCATTGCGATGGAGAAACAAGTATTGGTCACATAGTTGAAGACATAATGACTAATGTTGAAGGACTAGATATAGATACCGTATATAATGCTGTTATAGATATTGTGGATAGACTTATTGAAGCTGAACTACTAGAGAAAGTATAG
- a CDS encoding single-stranded DNA-binding protein (in Sulfolobus solfataricus this protein plays a role in promoter opening and RNA polymerase recruitment under specific conditions), with translation MSEKTKIINLKPGMENVNVEVRVLENLGVRTINTKAGVRTLGEYIVGDESGRVKLVLWGAKAASLASGDTVSIRNAWVTSFKGEVQLNAGKNSSIDKVPDENLPPAESIPEDAPKSSEGYQPERRSFRRGEGRGRGGRRFR, from the coding sequence ATGTCAGAAAAAACAAAGATAATAAACCTTAAACCAGGAATGGAGAACGTAAATGTTGAAGTAAGGGTTCTGGAAAATCTTGGTGTAAGAACAATCAATACGAAAGCTGGTGTAAGAACTCTTGGAGAATATATTGTTGGTGACGAAAGTGGTAGAGTGAAGCTAGTTTTATGGGGTGCGAAAGCAGCATCTCTTGCTTCTGGAGACACTGTGTCTATAAGGAATGCCTGGGTAACGTCATTCAAAGGAGAAGTACAACTTAACGCTGGTAAGAACAGTAGTATAGATAAGGTTCCAGATGAAAATCTTCCTCCAGCAGAGTCTATACCTGAAGATGCGCCTAAATCTTCTGAAGGTTATCAACCTGAAAGAAGATCTTTTAGAAGAGGAGAAGGAAGAGGACGTGGTGGTAGAAGGTTTAGGTGA
- a CDS encoding DUF2283 domain-containing protein: protein MDDKESTSMSVSEKKASIDLNKLGQAFIVYDGATDTLHVTLSDEEADEVVLLENGVIVQLKKGAVIGFSIPNVMRYG from the coding sequence ATGGATGATAAAGAATCTACAAGTATGTCTGTAAGTGAGAAAAAAGCATCTATAGATCTAAACAAATTAGGACAGGCATTCATAGTGTACGATGGAGCTACAGATACTCTACATGTAACCTTATCTGATGAAGAAGCTGATGAAGTTGTATTACTTGAAAATGGAGTTATAGTTCAATTAAAAAAAGGAGCTGTTATAGGGTTCTCTATACCAAATGTAATGAGGTATGGCTAG
- a CDS encoding phosphate uptake regulator PhoU, translating into MNSTKIVETRRVQKFGKSTLMISLPAEWVKFVNLKPSDMVRLESKEDGSLIIIPQSILEQKAKGKEVRLIVSQTTPEDILLRSLYASYIAGYDRIIVENSEGILSPSHMQAIRSLVRLLIGSEIVDQTPGRVAIQIFVDINRYSLDALVSRVISTLKNMFNFLTLSIKNSSVDHLKEITELEVEMDRVYALAIRYVYVLSLLGSTPFITEYRALIKALEDVGDALTQASSIFIDKPHLMNVVKMFIEDKLDELNMHIQYLLDIILDTMTKNNVYVASRAIDLAQESSKFIARMEMDVIPKYKSIDDYLNAKAFFERLQLICYNLQAATEMIFDIVVGKQGNVVNLVSDSG; encoded by the coding sequence ATGAACAGCACTAAAATTGTTGAAACAAGAAGGGTTCAGAAGTTCGGAAAATCAACATTGATGATATCTCTTCCAGCTGAATGGGTTAAATTTGTGAATCTCAAGCCTTCGGATATGGTTAGACTTGAATCTAAAGAAGATGGTTCTCTCATTATAATTCCGCAGAGTATTCTAGAACAGAAGGCTAAAGGTAAGGAGGTCAGACTCATTGTTTCTCAAACAACTCCTGAAGATATTCTTCTAAGATCTCTTTATGCATCATATATAGCTGGATACGATAGAATTATTGTAGAGAATTCCGAAGGGATACTTTCACCATCTCATATGCAGGCTATAAGATCACTTGTTAGATTATTGATAGGTTCTGAAATAGTTGATCAAACACCTGGAAGGGTTGCTATACAGATATTTGTTGATATAAATAGGTATAGTCTTGATGCACTTGTCTCTAGAGTAATATCTACGCTAAAGAATATGTTCAACTTTCTAACGCTCTCGATAAAGAATAGTAGTGTGGATCATCTGAAGGAAATAACGGAACTAGAGGTAGAGATGGATCGTGTTTATGCACTAGCCATAAGATATGTATATGTGTTGAGCTTGCTAGGATCAACACCTTTCATTACAGAATATAGAGCGTTGATAAAAGCGTTAGAAGATGTAGGAGATGCACTAACACAAGCATCATCGATATTCATAGATAAGCCACACTTAATGAATGTAGTAAAAATGTTTATCGAGGATAAACTCGATGAACTCAATATGCATATACAGTACCTACTAGACATAATACTGGATACGATGACGAAGAACAATGTGTATGTTGCTAGTAGGGCGATAGATTTAGCTCAAGAATCTTCAAAATTTATAGCTCGAATGGAGATGGATGTCATACCCAAATACAAGTCTATAGATGATTACCTTAACGCAAAAGCATTCTTCGAGAGGTTACAATTGATATGCTATAATCTTCAAGCAGCTACAGAAATGATTTTTGATATAGTTGTAGGTAAGCAGGGCAACGTAGTTAATCTAGTGTCAGATAGCGGCTAA
- a CDS encoding ASCH domain-containing protein, protein MRKIFIRRYLMIKGYFAQLILDGLKTTTIRLGKVVPRLRTVIIHSDGKPIAEALIKNVTYKKVRELTDEDAKRDGYNSIEELLNDLRDIYGRDIHQEDVVSIIEFEITKKFSDINPEDIYLGFSPHTIAILANRYLRDVLDEEEKRIVEHILRYRSIRTTSLKLFGSLEKRWIIRKTLRKLLAKLLDRKVINVDDKTIEKLAEISTFWRRYLVEKKNRYSSEQNSDFGGGNGSK, encoded by the coding sequence ATGAGAAAGATATTTATCAGAAGGTACCTAATGATTAAAGGATACTTTGCTCAGCTAATTCTTGATGGTCTTAAAACTACAACCATTAGATTGGGTAAAGTTGTACCTAGGCTTAGGACTGTTATAATACATAGCGATGGTAAACCTATAGCTGAAGCCCTAATAAAGAATGTTACGTATAAGAAGGTACGTGAACTTACAGATGAAGATGCTAAACGCGATGGCTATAATTCTATTGAGGAACTTCTTAACGATCTAAGAGATATCTATGGTCGTGATATACATCAAGAGGATGTGGTATCCATAATAGAGTTTGAGATCACCAAGAAGTTTAGCGATATAAATCCCGAGGATATTTATTTGGGTTTTTCTCCCCATACCATAGCTATCTTAGCTAATAGATATCTAAGAGATGTTCTCGATGAGGAAGAGAAAAGAATTGTAGAGCATATCCTTAGATACAGAAGCATTAGAACAACATCACTCAAGCTATTTGGATCTCTTGAAAAGAGATGGATTATAAGAAAGACTCTAAGGAAACTATTAGCTAAACTACTAGACAGAAAAGTAATAAATGTTGACGATAAAACTATCGAGAAGCTAGCAGAAATATCGACATTTTGGAGAAGATATCTTGTGGAAAAGAAAAACAGATATAGTTCTGAACAGAATAGTGATTTTGGTGGAGGTAATGGTTCAAAGTAA
- a CDS encoding M48 family metalloprotease, whose protein sequence is MKKLMNNIEKILLRVWWLYSYEVKNPVLSNISIEVASTLNVRPFEKIKISEKFPLINAAVVGLRCRTIVLTQTLLELMSAEELKAVFLHEYAHCKQKHQVKLLTVALLILILMMLPTSLIFLNIENELIAILLLVLMTCTAYIVMLSIIRYLTRRFEFEADLVAVEAFRDPAIYINMLKKLKIFDVEPSRKNLMNIFRSHPYVEERINRIIETFTKHV, encoded by the coding sequence ATGAAGAAGCTTATGAATAACATCGAAAAAATACTGTTAAGAGTTTGGTGGCTCTACTCATATGAGGTAAAGAACCCGGTACTGAGCAACATATCAATAGAGGTAGCCTCTACCTTAAATGTCAGACCTTTCGAGAAAATCAAGATTTCTGAGAAATTTCCTCTAATTAATGCAGCTGTTGTCGGACTCAGGTGTAGAACCATTGTATTAACACAAACTTTATTAGAATTAATGAGCGCTGAGGAACTTAAAGCAGTATTTCTTCACGAATATGCACACTGTAAGCAGAAACACCAGGTCAAGTTACTAACGGTAGCATTATTAATATTGATACTAATGATGTTGCCCACGTCTTTAATATTCCTGAACATAGAGAATGAACTGATTGCAATATTGCTACTGGTGCTAATGACTTGTACTGCGTACATTGTTATGTTATCTATTATCAGGTATCTAACAAGGAGATTTGAGTTTGAAGCAGATCTTGTAGCAGTGGAGGCTTTTAGAGATCCAGCTATATATATAAATATGCTTAAAAAATTGAAAATATTTGACGTAGAACCATCTAGAAAAAACCTTATGAATATATTCAGATCTCATCCATATGTAGAAGAAAGAATAAATAGAATTATTGAAACATTTACCAAACATGTGTGA
- a CDS encoding KH domain-containing protein — protein MTEELNKGPRKSTTKVQIGSFNVSKRNVIIGMTKLYTTIPFDRVGIVIGKNGEIIKKIMELTRTKITVDETNGVAVIEPASPQTTPYDLMKAQDVIRAIGYGFSPEKAFKLLDEDNVLIVIDLTQYVKDSENHLTRVKGRIIGEEGKARKNIEEMTDTYISVYGETVAIIGNYENANIAREAIMMLIEGRQHSTVYRHIDKLMKQIRRTRATNIWVKEL, from the coding sequence ATGACTGAGGAGTTGAACAAAGGTCCAAGAAAGTCTACAACTAAGGTTCAAATCGGTAGTTTTAATGTTTCGAAAAGAAACGTGATTATTGGTATGACCAAGCTATATACCACAATACCTTTCGATCGAGTAGGTATTGTTATAGGTAAGAATGGAGAGATCATCAAAAAAATCATGGAACTCACAAGAACTAAGATAACTGTTGATGAAACCAATGGTGTAGCCGTAATAGAGCCTGCATCACCCCAGACAACACCCTACGATCTTATGAAGGCTCAAGACGTTATAAGAGCTATAGGCTATGGATTTTCTCCAGAGAAAGCATTTAAGCTACTTGATGAAGATAATGTTCTTATAGTTATAGACCTTACTCAATACGTTAAAGACTCTGAAAACCATTTAACAAGGGTTAAGGGTAGGATAATAGGTGAAGAAGGTAAAGCACGAAAAAATATAGAGGAGATGACCGATACGTATATATCTGTTTATGGAGAAACAGTAGCAATTATAGGAAACTATGAAAATGCTAATATTGCACGTGAAGCTATAATGATGCTTATTGAGGGTAGACAACACTCAACAGTATATAGACACATAGATAAACTTATGAAACAGATCAGAAGGACTCGTGCAACAAACATATGGGTAAAAGAACTGTGA
- a CDS encoding serine protein kinase RIO has product MYWAKGFDGSDLAVKIYLTATAEFRKGIWKYIHGDPRYEWVASLPSHKLMAVWARKEFANLKRIYDVGVSVPKPLCVNKNVLVMKFIGENGARAPLLKELHENGELCEEIAEKIFDKVLYFIYKLYWEARLVHGDMSEYNIMVFVGEPYIIDVSQAVKVDHPNATQFLYRDIHNIVRFFNNEVGINVPPAKDIFDLIIEKKLNQD; this is encoded by the coding sequence GTGTATTGGGCCAAAGGATTTGATGGATCTGATCTTGCTGTAAAGATATACCTTACAGCAACAGCTGAATTCAGAAAAGGTATCTGGAAGTACATACATGGCGATCCAAGATATGAATGGGTAGCTTCACTACCTTCACATAAACTCATGGCTGTTTGGGCTAGAAAAGAGTTTGCAAATCTCAAGAGGATATATGATGTAGGTGTAAGTGTTCCTAAACCTTTGTGTGTCAATAAAAATGTCTTGGTCATGAAGTTTATAGGCGAGAATGGTGCAAGAGCACCACTTCTTAAGGAGCTTCACGAAAATGGTGAGCTTTGTGAAGAAATTGCTGAAAAGATTTTTGATAAAGTTCTATACTTCATTTACAAGCTTTACTGGGAGGCAAGACTCGTTCATGGTGATATGAGTGAATACAATATCATGGTGTTTGTGGGTGAACCATATATAATAGATGTAAGTCAAGCTGTTAAAGTTGATCATCCTAATGCTACCCAGTTTCTATATAGAGATATACATAATATTGTGAGATTCTTTAACAATGAAGTTGGTATAAATGTTCCTCCAGCTAAAGATATATTTGACTTGATTATAGAGAAAAAGCTTAATCAAGACTAG
- a CDS encoding translation initiation factor aIF-1A → MRCKGEEFIVKRKQTEPLQKDVMLPSEGQTICVVEEIIGADYTKVRCSDGVTRICRIPGRFRRRAWLSEGDVVLVAPWDFQPNKGDILHRYEKDEIRKLINMNVVAKEFIEGSQ, encoded by the coding sequence ATTAGATGCAAAGGTGAGGAATTTATAGTAAAGAGAAAGCAAACTGAACCACTACAAAAAGACGTTATGTTGCCTAGTGAAGGTCAGACTATTTGTGTGGTAGAAGAGATAATAGGTGCTGACTACACAAAGGTTAGGTGTTCTGATGGTGTAACAAGAATATGTAGAATACCGGGTAGATTCAGAAGAAGGGCATGGCTATCTGAAGGAGATGTTGTTCTTGTAGCACCTTGGGATTTCCAGCCGAATAAGGGAGATATATTACATAGGTACGAAAAAGATGAGATTAGGAAACTTATAAATATGAATGTAGTGGCAAAAGAGTTTATAGAGGGGAGTCAATAG